One window of uncultured Erythrobacter sp. genomic DNA carries:
- a CDS encoding enoyl-CoA hydratase-related protein has product MSYETIRVDREGPLLTITLNRPERLNAMPPQMADEIGQVFYDLGDARAVLITGEGKGFCSGADLSARSDDNPLMGKGGSHEALNNHYNPAVSHLIRASVPVICAVNGPAAGVGCSLALAADFTLAGRSAYFLQAFVNIGLVPDGGSTWLLARAIGRARATRMMMLGEKIGAEQAEEWGLIYKCVDDASLMDEARALATKLANGPTLAYAHMKRNIATALDGSLQQVLLAEAEAQHIAGRTADAKEGGKAFLEKRKAEFKGA; this is encoded by the coding sequence TTGTCCTACGAAACCATCCGCGTCGACCGCGAGGGTCCGCTGCTCACCATCACGCTCAACCGTCCCGAGCGGCTCAACGCTATGCCCCCGCAAATGGCGGACGAAATCGGGCAGGTGTTCTACGATCTCGGTGATGCGCGCGCGGTGTTGATCACGGGCGAGGGCAAGGGCTTTTGTTCAGGCGCAGACCTTTCCGCGCGCAGCGATGACAATCCGCTGATGGGCAAGGGCGGCAGTCATGAAGCGCTGAACAACCACTACAACCCGGCGGTCAGCCACCTGATCCGCGCGTCGGTCCCGGTGATCTGCGCGGTCAATGGACCGGCGGCGGGGGTGGGCTGTTCGCTCGCGCTGGCGGCGGACTTCACGCTTGCGGGCCGTTCGGCCTATTTCCTTCAGGCCTTCGTCAATATCGGCCTTGTGCCCGATGGCGGATCGACCTGGCTGCTCGCCCGCGCAATCGGCCGCGCCCGCGCCACCCGCATGATGATGCTGGGCGAGAAGATCGGTGCGGAGCAGGCAGAGGAATGGGGCCTGATCTACAAATGCGTCGATGATGCGAGCCTGATGGACGAGGCGCGCGCGCTGGCCACAAAGCTCGCAAACGGTCCGACGCTGGCCTACGCCCATATGAAGCGCAACATTGCGACCGCGCTCGACGGTTCGCTCCAGCAGGTTCTGCTTGCCGAAGCCGAAGCGCAGCATATTGCGGGCCGCACCGCCGACGCGAAAGAGGGCGGCAAGGCTTTCCTCGAAAAGCGCAAGGCCGAGTTCAAGGGAGCTTAG
- a CDS encoding S8 family serine peptidase, protein MKSATSVMALALALAGCGGEDAPAPPPVGGGATPTPTPSNCTIEFQNQTCQPGVLITPVSNPPPADPPALPGHATALAWESTEYKQNYGLEQIGASLAYSRGAFGQGVTIAVIDVGNQTNHPEVFKRVSSSSTSIYDERGDIVEGDNRWAHGLQCATLAMGTRNGVGAHGVAIGAELLYIRADAGFGFPSLDDFPLHTNKDLAESIDYAVANGASVISLSLGVREDPGNLLFDAIRRATDAGVVVVTALGNYFDGRADAQKNIVLLPAAFGADPAFQGRMVLAGASNQGGEIAFFSPRAGAGGQDAFLLAPGANMLVPGGGGARSTILAPGNTTSFLRDSGTSFAAPHIAGAIAVVMSGRNVSAAEALQLLYENAVDVGPAGTDATNGRGRIDLRPIFI, encoded by the coding sequence ATGAAATCTGCGACTTCAGTTATGGCCTTGGCGCTCGCGCTCGCCGGATGCGGCGGCGAAGACGCGCCGGCACCGCCGCCTGTCGGTGGCGGAGCAACTCCCACGCCGACCCCGTCCAATTGCACGATTGAGTTTCAGAACCAGACCTGCCAGCCTGGAGTGCTGATCACGCCGGTCAGCAATCCTCCACCAGCCGATCCGCCAGCCCTACCGGGTCATGCGACTGCGCTCGCTTGGGAATCAACCGAGTACAAGCAGAATTACGGGCTCGAACAGATCGGCGCATCGCTTGCCTATTCGCGCGGTGCATTCGGTCAGGGCGTGACGATTGCGGTGATCGATGTGGGCAACCAGACCAATCACCCCGAGGTCTTCAAGCGGGTCTCTTCGTCCTCCACTTCTATCTATGACGAGCGCGGGGACATCGTAGAGGGCGACAATCGCTGGGCGCACGGCCTGCAATGCGCGACGCTCGCGATGGGCACGCGCAACGGCGTCGGCGCGCATGGCGTCGCGATCGGCGCAGAGCTGCTCTACATCCGCGCGGATGCGGGTTTCGGCTTCCCCAGCCTCGACGATTTCCCGCTTCATACCAACAAGGATTTGGCGGAATCAATCGACTATGCAGTGGCCAACGGAGCCTCTGTAATCAGTCTCTCGCTGGGTGTGCGCGAAGACCCCGGCAACCTGCTTTTCGATGCCATTCGCCGCGCGACCGATGCGGGTGTGGTGGTCGTAACGGCACTTGGAAACTATTTTGACGGGCGCGCCGATGCCCAGAAGAACATCGTCCTGTTGCCGGCCGCATTCGGCGCCGACCCGGCGTTTCAGGGACGAATGGTCCTTGCCGGTGCAAGCAATCAGGGCGGCGAGATCGCGTTCTTTTCGCCGCGAGCAGGAGCCGGGGGACAGGACGCTTTCCTGCTCGCACCGGGCGCCAATATGCTCGTGCCCGGAGGCGGCGGTGCTCGCAGCACAATCCTCGCACCCGGGAACACGACCAGCTTCCTGCGCGATTCAGGGACGAGCTTCGCCGCGCCGCACATTGCCGGAGCGATCGCCGTGGTGATGAGCGGCCGCAATGTGAGCGCGGCCGAAGCGTTGCAGCTGCTCTATGAAAATGCGGTGGATGTCGGGCCTGCCGGGACCGATGCGACCAATGGCCGCGGAAGGATCGACCTGCGCCCGATCTTCATCTGA